The Spirochaeta isovalerica genome includes a window with the following:
- a CDS encoding cyclic nucleotide-binding domain-containing protein has translation MEQEWLDLWHRILKERQIPEREWERFSQLVKFMTMKKGEFLIREGDMPDKVAFIASGMFRAFYTTDEGDEKTIVFRGTGRPLSAYSSHLENKEAKFSIEALEESSLLYLSIQNFEKLLSANPFWKEVTALYYMNLFIEKEKRERELMSDDAETRYNNFLREYPGLIDRINHYHIASYLGITNVTLSRIRRRQTTLR, from the coding sequence GTGGAACAAGAATGGTTGGATCTGTGGCACCGAATACTCAAAGAGAGACAAATCCCGGAAAGAGAATGGGAACGTTTCAGTCAGCTGGTAAAATTCATGACGATGAAAAAAGGTGAATTTCTTATCCGGGAGGGTGATATGCCGGATAAAGTGGCATTTATTGCTTCAGGGATGTTCCGAGCTTTTTACACAACAGATGAAGGAGATGAGAAAACGATAGTTTTCAGAGGAACGGGGAGACCTTTATCAGCCTATAGTTCTCACCTTGAGAATAAGGAAGCCAAGTTCTCCATCGAAGCTCTGGAAGAGAGTTCCCTACTCTATCTGTCCATTCAAAACTTTGAGAAACTCCTCTCCGCAAATCCGTTCTGGAAAGAAGTGACGGCCCTGTATTATATGAACCTCTTTATAGAAAAGGAAAAAAGGGAGAGAGAGTTAATGTCCGATGACGCGGAAACTCGGTATAATAATTTTCTCAGAGAATACCCGGGTTTAATCGATAGAATAAACCACTATCACATAGCTTCTTACCTTGGGATCACAAATGTAACTTTAAGTCGAATAAGAAGAAGACAAACAACCTTACGATAA
- a CDS encoding acyltransferase family protein codes for MTMRQNKREYYLDWIRVIVVLLLVPFHTAVSFSHIGKGYIYSAEPVDSFFYVFLSDFLNLWFMRMLFFISGMASFMALKRRTEKEFIVDRVKRLLLPILFVLLTIGPCSAYLLAVNHYGFIGNFLQFYPNFFIEPKKYLFWGHMWFCLYLLVYSFLIIPLHHLFEQRNNYIGKFIWFLSRGNHILLPMFFIMLLEALLRPYFPGYQSFWGDWANVIVYFSFYLLGYSAGRDTCLIVAIHKKRIPFLAIAVLSTVIHIVFKRFYIQSHISSIFWGSGAYSWVMFFLSLFRQHANKDSKVLQYLSRSSFSLYVFHYLILSLFNFILLRTGLNHYIVWSLTTLGTYGFFFLLYKSVLKKFRVLRFVGGIKV; via the coding sequence ATGACTATGAGGCAAAACAAAAGAGAATATTATCTGGATTGGATCCGAGTGATTGTGGTTCTGCTACTGGTTCCCTTTCACACAGCAGTTTCTTTTTCCCATATAGGAAAAGGGTATATATACAGCGCAGAGCCTGTTGATTCCTTTTTTTATGTGTTTCTATCTGATTTTCTCAATCTCTGGTTTATGAGAATGCTTTTTTTCATTTCAGGAATGGCATCTTTTATGGCATTGAAAAGAAGAACTGAAAAAGAGTTCATTGTTGATAGAGTGAAAAGATTGTTATTACCAATTCTGTTTGTTCTTTTAACAATTGGTCCTTGCTCCGCCTATCTTCTGGCAGTAAACCATTATGGTTTTATCGGCAATTTCCTCCAGTTCTATCCTAATTTCTTTATTGAACCTAAAAAGTATCTTTTCTGGGGGCATATGTGGTTCTGTCTTTATCTGCTTGTTTATTCCTTCCTTATTATCCCCTTGCATCATCTGTTTGAACAAAGAAATAATTACATAGGCAAATTCATATGGTTTCTGAGCCGAGGCAATCATATCCTGCTTCCAATGTTCTTCATAATGCTTTTGGAAGCACTGTTGAGACCGTACTTCCCGGGGTATCAATCCTTTTGGGGAGACTGGGCAAATGTTATCGTCTATTTCTCATTCTATCTCCTTGGATATTCAGCTGGTAGAGATACATGCTTGATTGTGGCAATTCACAAAAAGAGAATTCCTTTCCTTGCCATAGCAGTTTTATCCACGGTCATTCATATTGTTTTTAAAAGATTCTATATTCAATCACATATTTCATCGATATTCTGGGGCTCAGGGGCCTATTCGTGGGTTATGTTTTTTCTATCTCTTTTTCGACAGCACGCCAATAAAGACAGCAAAGTTTTACAGTATCTGTCCCGGAGTTCATTCTCTCTCTATGTATTCCACTACCTTATCCTATCCCTTTTCAACTTCATTCTTTTAAGAACCGGCTTAAATCACTACATAGTCTGGAGTCTTACAACATTGGGAACCTATGGTTTCTTCTTTCTGCTATACAAGAGTGTTTTGAAAAAATTCAGAGTTCTGCGATTTGTTGGAGGCATCAAAGTCTGA
- a CDS encoding Crp/Fnr family transcriptional regulator, translating into MEKEIKKYLSKYIELTDDLIDDLSENLPVRKYPKGKVLLKAGEICNECYFILKGLIRCYNLREGDEITTDFYLEEQVASPSCYGQETPSDLYLECLEDTIAFVGSPQLEGEMLGKYPQLEKMARIMGEKMMSGYQDSYRTFKMSSPEERYLNLVENNPDLIQRAPQYQIASYLGIKPESLSRIRKRISRKG; encoded by the coding sequence ATGGAAAAAGAAATCAAAAAATACCTCTCGAAATATATAGAACTGACTGATGACCTGATTGATGATTTATCAGAGAATTTACCGGTCAGAAAATACCCCAAAGGCAAAGTTCTTCTGAAAGCGGGAGAAATCTGCAATGAGTGTTACTTCATTCTGAAAGGTCTTATCAGATGTTACAACCTGAGAGAAGGAGATGAAATCACTACCGATTTTTATCTCGAGGAGCAGGTTGCCTCGCCATCCTGTTACGGCCAGGAAACTCCTTCCGATCTGTATCTGGAATGCCTGGAAGATACGATAGCTTTTGTTGGCTCACCCCAACTGGAAGGTGAAATGCTCGGTAAATATCCCCAGCTAGAAAAAATGGCCCGCATTATGGGTGAGAAAATGATGTCGGGCTATCAGGACAGCTATCGAACCTTCAAAATGTCTTCCCCGGAAGAGCGGTATCTCAATCTGGTGGAAAACAATCCCGACTTGATTCAAAGAGCCCCTCAGTACCAGATAGCCAGTTATCTGGGAATCAAACCGGAATCGCTGAGCCGCATACGAAAAAGAATTTCCCGAAAGGGCTGA